The Pseudoalteromonas marina genome contains a region encoding:
- a CDS encoding DUF938 domain-containing protein — MTKPFSQACENNKGPILEHLNCALKNVKTVLEVGSGTGQHSVFFAEKLPYLQWHTSDRVINHEGISLWHSEVNLANLHAPIELDLNQPWPIEKVDAIYTANTFHIVSWLLVERFFDGVKRHLNDEGIVCIYGPFKYKGEYTSQSNQEFCAFLTERDPLSGIRDFEAVLLLAKQAGLSLMSDHAMPANNQLLVFKRQ; from the coding sequence ATGACAAAGCCATTTTCACAAGCATGTGAAAACAATAAAGGGCCAATTTTAGAGCATTTAAACTGCGCGTTAAAAAACGTTAAAACAGTATTAGAAGTTGGTTCTGGAACAGGTCAGCACAGTGTGTTTTTTGCTGAAAAATTACCTTATCTACAATGGCATACAAGTGATCGTGTCATTAATCATGAAGGTATTAGCCTATGGCATAGTGAAGTGAATTTAGCTAATTTACATGCCCCTATTGAGCTTGATTTAAACCAGCCATGGCCTATCGAAAAAGTGGATGCTATATATACTGCGAATACATTTCATATTGTAAGTTGGTTATTAGTTGAACGTTTTTTTGACGGGGTTAAACGTCACTTAAATGATGAGGGGATTGTGTGTATTTATGGTCCTTTTAAGTACAAAGGCGAATACACTAGCCAAAGTAATCAAGAGTTTTGCGCCTTTTTAACTGAGCGAGATCCTTTAAGTGGTATAAGAGATTTTGAAGCTGTTTTATTATTGGCTAAGCAAGCAGGGCTTTCGCTTATGAGCGATCATGCCATGCCAGCTAATAACCAGTTACTCGTTTTTAAACGGCAATAA
- a CDS encoding GNAT family N-acetyltransferase: protein MKSFSHRWFKNINEIDQAQWHAFFGDEPFTQHTFLYALEQSQCVTQQSGWQPYHLAVYEGSNLIALAPGYVKSHSYGEYVFDWAWAEAYEKNGLHYYPKWLSGVPFSPIEGKRIAIHHTNHNDVYNYITEQLCTHSIEQGWSGWHINFCDQTQATLLTEQHAMLREGVQFQWFNKGFDTFDDFLSTLNSRKRRSLKKERAKITHQNIIIEWLKGSDITPEIMQLFCEFYQRTYLKRSGHLGYLNSEFFTLLHALMASQLVIMLAKKDGQVIAATLSLIGENTLYGRYWGASENIDALHFELCYYQGIEFAIKHKLDCFHSGAQGEHKIARGFEPVTTFSAHHIVNNDFSSAIEDYLSRERQHIALYKAQCTSLLPFKNE from the coding sequence ATGAAAAGCTTTTCTCATCGATGGTTTAAAAATATTAATGAAATAGACCAAGCGCAATGGCATGCTTTTTTTGGTGATGAACCTTTTACTCAACATACCTTTTTATACGCCTTAGAGCAAAGCCAATGTGTAACACAGCAAAGTGGCTGGCAGCCCTATCATTTAGCTGTATATGAAGGGAGTAACTTAATAGCGCTTGCACCTGGTTATGTAAAAAGCCATTCTTATGGTGAGTATGTATTTGACTGGGCATGGGCTGAAGCATACGAAAAAAATGGTTTGCATTACTATCCCAAATGGCTATCAGGCGTGCCATTTAGCCCAATTGAAGGTAAACGTATTGCCATTCATCACACAAACCACAACGACGTATACAACTATATTACAGAGCAGCTCTGCACACACAGCATTGAGCAAGGATGGTCTGGCTGGCATATAAACTTTTGCGACCAAACACAAGCAACATTACTCACTGAGCAGCACGCGATGCTCAGAGAGGGCGTTCAATTTCAATGGTTTAATAAAGGGTTTGATACTTTTGACGACTTTTTATCAACGCTAAACTCGCGTAAACGTAGATCGCTAAAAAAAGAACGCGCTAAAATAACACATCAAAATATTATTATTGAATGGCTAAAGGGTTCAGATATTACACCTGAAATAATGCAGCTGTTTTGCGAATTTTATCAGCGCACCTATTTAAAACGCTCAGGACATTTAGGCTATCTAAACAGTGAATTTTTTACCCTTTTGCATGCACTTATGGCATCGCAGCTGGTTATTATGCTTGCCAAAAAAGACGGTCAAGTCATCGCTGCTACACTCAGTTTAATTGGTGAAAACACACTTTACGGCAGGTACTGGGGGGCAAGCGAAAATATTGACGCACTTCACTTTGAGCTATGTTATTACCAAGGTATAGAATTTGCTATTAAACATAAACTCGACTGCTTTCATTCAGGTGCACAAGGGGAGCATAAAATAGCGAGGGGGTTTGAACCCGTTACTACTTTTTCAGCCCACCATATTGTTAACAATGACTTTAGCAGTGCAATTGAAGATTACCTGTCTCGAGAACGCCAGCATATTGCACTTTACAAAGCACAGTGCACATCGTTATTGCCGTTTAAAAACGAGTAA
- a CDS encoding ATP-binding protein has product MKIFASTSQSIIFYILFALAYYLLGVGLTAFAFNSQIVPIWLPAGIALVGCYIWWWRFIPPLFAAAIAFNLNIFDNSAHEIMLVGNTFTQAIYIALGVIIQAMVGAAILRYWLGNPLYFRKRKYIAYFIAVVAVLVSLLSSNIGVFALSNFNPLYSIEDHWLHVIYWWLGDILGVLIASPFLLSLLPKAPGQRKVLAFETIAVCSILFISVALTAQIYERENSKNTIKIAEREVEVIENSLYRYINQSIIAVQSLASQVQSSPEFNEQDFYASANKLLEKHSFIKALSWNVQITQAQRQTLSNTMSTIYRQNINIVGDPLEDDDPLVVVKYIAPLESNQKAVGFNVYSNPDRKASLQNPAIKYLPISTKIIQLVQTKTPTPAYLLFAPVYGQNENIKGYATGVFLAHKIIEQAITQQQSEMFSIDVFEFDNEPAFYSNDSQNFEQATQSQLMSFNINFGGQQWVIKLALKENYISQQNIEMSLFLLMLQTAVCLLIIVVLMLFNQQQLALSRQVAERTSSLVKAKKQSDLANSAKSQFLANMSHEIRTPLNAIIGLSSLAKKGDDAQKLFSYIKKIYSSSNSLLNLINDVLDISKIESQHLILESIAFDPKALVTRIDTMFEQSAKNKNIEWILKCNLPVDTWFLGDAMRIEQILLNLCSNAIKFTNEGSVTLDIDTEFVSANKVKLSISVSDTGIGIEKNQHNTLFNAFTQADSSTSRKFGGTGLGLTIAKELCLLMGATLNLKSELGEGSTFTFAVNLTTSEPDIEPEAISKDIDITSLNILVAEDNPVNQMVIKAMLGSLGIIPHLVENGEEAVNIIKEQHFDLVLMDCQMPVMDGYKATELIRAFKSQHTLPIIALTADAMPEDKIKAKKAGFNEHLAKPIELAKLTECLSQFVKTVTK; this is encoded by the coding sequence GTGAAAATATTCGCCTCAACCTCTCAATCAATTATTTTCTACATATTATTCGCCCTCGCTTATTACTTACTGGGCGTTGGACTTACTGCGTTTGCATTTAACTCGCAAATAGTCCCTATCTGGCTACCGGCAGGTATTGCTTTAGTTGGTTGTTATATATGGTGGTGGCGTTTTATACCGCCTTTATTTGCAGCAGCAATTGCATTTAACTTAAATATATTCGATAACTCAGCTCATGAAATAATGCTGGTCGGCAATACGTTTACTCAGGCCATTTACATTGCCCTTGGCGTTATTATCCAAGCTATGGTCGGTGCCGCAATATTAAGGTATTGGTTGGGAAATCCGCTTTATTTTCGTAAACGAAAATACATTGCTTATTTTATTGCTGTAGTTGCTGTTTTAGTAAGCTTACTATCATCAAATATTGGTGTATTTGCGTTAAGTAACTTTAACCCACTTTATAGTATTGAGGACCATTGGCTACATGTTATTTATTGGTGGTTAGGAGATATATTAGGGGTACTTATTGCCTCACCTTTTTTATTGTCGCTACTGCCCAAAGCACCTGGACAACGCAAAGTCTTAGCCTTTGAAACCATTGCAGTTTGCTCTATTTTATTTATATCTGTGGCGCTTACAGCACAAATTTACGAACGCGAAAACAGCAAAAATACAATTAAAATTGCAGAGCGAGAAGTTGAAGTTATTGAAAACAGTTTATACAGGTATATAAATCAAAGTATTATCGCCGTGCAAAGCTTAGCAAGCCAAGTACAATCATCACCTGAGTTTAATGAGCAAGACTTTTACGCTTCAGCAAATAAACTACTTGAAAAGCATTCATTTATTAAAGCATTGTCTTGGAATGTACAAATAACACAAGCGCAGCGCCAAACACTCAGTAATACAATGTCAACAATTTATCGGCAAAATATAAACATTGTTGGTGATCCTCTCGAAGATGATGACCCTCTAGTGGTTGTTAAATATATAGCTCCTTTAGAAAGCAACCAAAAGGCGGTTGGCTTTAATGTATATTCAAACCCAGATCGAAAAGCATCTTTGCAAAATCCAGCTATCAAATATTTACCTATCAGCACTAAAATCATTCAATTAGTCCAAACAAAAACACCAACACCCGCCTATCTACTATTTGCGCCTGTTTATGGTCAAAATGAAAATATAAAGGGTTATGCCACCGGTGTATTTTTGGCCCATAAAATTATTGAACAAGCTATTACACAGCAGCAATCTGAAATGTTTTCTATTGATGTGTTTGAATTTGACAACGAACCCGCCTTTTACAGTAACGACTCTCAAAACTTTGAGCAAGCAACCCAAAGCCAGTTAATGTCATTCAATATTAACTTTGGAGGTCAGCAATGGGTAATAAAATTAGCACTTAAAGAAAACTACATTTCACAACAAAACATTGAAATGTCTTTATTTTTACTTATGCTACAAACCGCTGTGTGTTTACTTATTATTGTAGTGTTAATGCTATTTAACCAGCAGCAACTAGCGCTTAGCCGCCAAGTTGCAGAACGAACAAGCTCATTGGTAAAAGCCAAAAAACAGTCTGACTTAGCCAATAGCGCTAAAAGCCAATTTTTAGCCAATATGAGTCACGAAATACGCACCCCATTAAATGCCATTATTGGCCTATCGTCACTTGCGAAAAAAGGTGATGATGCTCAAAAGCTGTTCAGCTACATTAAAAAAATTTACTCCTCTTCAAACAGTCTATTAAACCTAATTAACGACGTTCTTGATATTTCAAAAATAGAGTCACAACATTTAATACTAGAGTCCATTGCGTTTGATCCAAAAGCACTTGTAACGCGCATTGACACAATGTTTGAGCAAAGTGCGAAAAATAAAAACATTGAATGGATTCTCAAATGTAACTTACCTGTAGATACCTGGTTTTTAGGCGATGCAATGCGCATAGAACAAATACTACTTAATTTATGTAGTAATGCGATTAAATTTACTAACGAAGGAAGCGTTACGCTCGATATAGATACAGAGTTTGTGTCTGCCAATAAGGTAAAACTAAGCATTTCAGTATCAGATACTGGCATAGGTATTGAAAAAAACCAACACAACACCTTATTTAACGCGTTTACCCAAGCTGACAGTTCAACCTCTCGAAAATTTGGTGGCACTGGCCTTGGTTTAACAATAGCTAAAGAACTATGTTTGCTAATGGGAGCAACACTTAATTTAAAAAGCGAGCTGGGTGAAGGGTCAACCTTTACGTTCGCCGTTAACTTAACAACATCAGAGCCAGATATAGAGCCAGAAGCCATATCAAAAGATATTGATATTACGTCTTTAAATATTTTGGTCGCAGAAGACAATCCTGTGAATCAAATGGTAATAAAAGCGATGTTGGGATCTTTAGGTATCATTCCTCACTTGGTTGAAAATGGTGAAGAAGCTGTAAATATAATCAAAGAACAACATTTTGATTTGGTATTAATGGATTGCCAAATGCCTGTTATGGATGGCTATAAAGCAACAGAATTAATTCGAGCGTTTAAATCGCAACACACATTACCCATCATTGCTCTAACAGCTGATGCCATGCCAGAGGATAAAATTAAAGCTAAAAAAGCAGGCTTTAACGAACATTTAGCAAAACCCATAGAACTTGCAAAACTGACCGAGTGCTTGAGTCAGTTTGTAAAAACAGTTACTAAATAG
- a CDS encoding Lrp/AsnC family transcriptional regulator has translation MLDKKDQQILTALQENARISVSDLANTISLSDTPCLRRIKKLEKEHVITGYHASINPKKLELNVLVYAFIRLNQNSVSAADLFEQSVEKLPHVLECSVISGSYDYLLKIIANDLESYEQFVKHRLGSLSCIANIESTVVLKQSFTKKQLPL, from the coding sequence ATGTTAGATAAAAAAGATCAGCAAATACTCACAGCACTACAAGAAAATGCCAGAATATCGGTTTCAGATTTAGCAAATACGATTAGCTTGTCTGATACGCCTTGCTTAAGGCGAATCAAAAAACTTGAAAAAGAGCATGTTATTACGGGCTACCACGCGTCAATTAATCCTAAAAAACTTGAACTGAACGTATTGGTATATGCTTTTATTAGGCTAAATCAAAATTCTGTTAGCGCGGCAGACTTATTTGAACAGTCGGTAGAAAAGCTACCTCATGTATTAGAGTGCAGTGTAATATCAGGTAGTTATGATTATTTACTAAAAATTATTGCTAACGATCTTGAAAGCTATGAACAATTTGTTAAACATCGGTTAGGTAGTTTGAGCTGCATAGCGAATATAGAGTCAACGGTGGTACTTAAGCAGTCGTTCACTAAAAAGCAGCTTCCGCTATAA
- a CDS encoding PrnB family protein: MNTHTATFDDWIRTEFVEINTELELLYWQQFDKANVEGVGEKLKQQLKRQGNVLISHLLAEGNTDQGFDRAFDLLGNVGLFMAACRRHEITEPSRETTSPLVEASALAMHIGASIGVTPRFATAHLTTHNKAVNGTYKRFTNLPDEKLFLDYNTQGILAYKRASDALLKIVPLGISHPLCGELLKAAKYALINVIESNNALYTQLDTDRFFNCVRPYYKPYRVGKEIYRGANAGDFAGINVIDMLLGLCSANEPSYSQMLVDKFLYMMPEDQQILRESMRIQSFMDDFLQAQQYKNSNWFKSHGKLFIQVCKLHGDTAIGHHNQLVEKFIAQPSKQMHEQHLSKVTASGPPLHVLLDSLEKLRDRRSAAKRDDIKTRFDDLNSLKEWVK, encoded by the coding sequence ATGAATACACATACGGCCACATTTGATGATTGGATACGCACTGAGTTTGTAGAGATAAATACTGAATTAGAGCTGCTTTATTGGCAGCAATTCGATAAAGCAAATGTTGAAGGTGTTGGTGAGAAATTAAAGCAACAATTAAAAAGGCAAGGCAATGTATTAATTTCACACTTGTTAGCAGAAGGAAATACCGATCAAGGGTTTGATCGTGCATTTGATTTATTAGGCAATGTTGGATTATTCATGGCTGCATGTCGCCGCCATGAAATAACTGAGCCCAGTAGAGAAACTACTTCACCTTTGGTAGAGGCATCGGCATTGGCAATGCATATTGGTGCGTCGATTGGTGTAACACCGCGGTTTGCTACCGCGCATTTAACCACCCACAATAAAGCTGTTAATGGCACCTATAAGCGCTTTACTAATTTACCTGATGAAAAACTTTTTTTAGATTATAACACTCAAGGTATTTTAGCCTACAAGCGAGCAAGTGATGCCTTATTAAAGATAGTACCACTGGGTATTTCGCACCCTTTGTGTGGTGAATTACTAAAGGCTGCAAAGTACGCGCTCATTAATGTAATTGAATCTAACAATGCACTTTACACACAATTAGATACAGATCGTTTTTTTAACTGTGTTCGCCCTTACTACAAACCATACCGTGTTGGTAAAGAGATTTATCGAGGTGCAAACGCAGGCGATTTTGCCGGAATTAACGTAATTGATATGTTGCTTGGTCTTTGTAGTGCAAATGAGCCAAGCTACTCACAAATGCTGGTGGATAAGTTTTTATATATGATGCCAGAAGATCAGCAAATATTAAGAGAGTCAATGCGAATACAAAGCTTTATGGATGATTTTTTACAGGCGCAGCAATATAAAAATAGCAACTGGTTTAAATCACATGGAAAGCTATTTATACAAGTATGTAAGTTACATGGTGACACAGCAATCGGACATCATAACCAATTAGTAGAAAAATTTATTGCGCAACCGTCAAAGCAAATGCACGAGCAACATTTAAGTAAAGTAACGGCAAGTGGACCGCCACTTCATGTATTACTCGATTCGTTAGAAAAGTTGAGG